The Humulus lupulus chromosome 4, drHumLupu1.1, whole genome shotgun sequence genome has a window encoding:
- the LOC133830291 gene encoding cysteine-rich receptor-like protein kinase 1 isoform X2 — MEFSISIYLYWIWVFLILNSLSNSCIYAKGRTNDAGRLCGSSEYTPLTNFIPNFIVAMDNVQIELSIKNWGASNISAPNPPVFAFAQCFGDLSAPDCRSCFAVARTKLPNCLPSVSARLYLDGCYLRYDNHSFIHETIDEKHDKISCGPPTDFSSDELMRSEFVRKVKEVLSILTAKAVNKGGYAVDEDRGGVEGVFGLAQCWKTLSKDECRNCLLNASAALLDCAPAAEGRAMFAGCYLRYSTDRFFHVEPQQEEENEVSPLRDLLASNRVWIVIAGIFSAIVLGLLALFGVYVGVYCGYRSKKNRVIHEDVSITIQKSNLNFKYEILERATEYFNMSRKLGQGGAGSVFKGILPDGKIVAVKRLFFNTRQWVDEFFNEVNLISGIEHKNLVKLLGCSIEGPESLLVYEFVPNKSLDQILYDKKNTYILSWQQRFDIIAGIAEGLAYLHGGCGLKIIHRDIKSSNILLGDDFIPKIADFGLARSVSADRTHLSTGIAGTLGYMAPEYLVRGQLTEKADVYAFGVLVLEIASGRKNSAFTLGSSSILHSVWKCYKEKKIFESVDPGLKSNFPIEEASNVLQIGLLCTQASVALRPSMSDVVKMLTDEEYGIPSPKQPPFLNASLLNADETRVVSDSPDLEEISSSFSANSSNLYESIVETTEASKPS, encoded by the exons ATGGAATTTTCAATCTCAATCTATCTATATTGGATTTGGGTTTTTCTCATACTGAACTCATTATCAAATTCATGTATCTACGCAAAGGGCCGAACGAACGACGCTGGGCGACTCTGCGGGTCGTCTGAGTATACTCCTCTCACAAATTTCATCCCAAACTTCATCGTAGCAATGGACAACGTCCAAATAGAATTAAGCATCAAGAATTGGGGTGCTTCCAACATATCGGCGCCGAATCCACCGGTATTCGCCTTCGCGCAATGCTTCGGGGACCTCTCGGCGCCGGATTGCAGGTCGTGTTTCGCCGTAGCAAGGACGAAGCTCCCCAATTGCTTGCCCTCCGTATCGGCAAGACTGTATCTCGACGGCTGCTACCTTCGTTACGACAACCATAGCTTCATTCACGAGACGATAGACGAGAAGCATGATAAGATATCATGTGGGCCGCCGACGGATTTCTCGTCGGACGAGCTGATGAGGTCGGAGTTCGTGAGGAAGGTGAAGGAGGTTCTGAGCATTTTGACAGCTAAAGCGGTTAATAAAGGAGGTTATGCTGTGGACGAAGATAGAGGAGGAGTGGAGGGTGTTTTTGGTTTGGCTCAGTGTTGGAAAACTCTCAGCAAAGATGAGTGTCGGAACTGTTTGCTCAACGCTAGTGCTGCGCTCTTGGATTGTGCTCCCGCGGCCGAGGGTAGAGCCATGTTCGCCGGCTGTTATTTGAGGTACTCTACCGACAGGTTCTTTCATGTTGAACCACAACAAGAAGAAGAAAACGAAG TTTCCCCTCTGCGTGATTTGCTTGCGTCAAACCGAGTTTGGATCGTCATAGCTGGCATTTTCTCTGCAATTGTGCTGGGTCTTCTTGCCCTCTTCGGAGTTTATGTTGGTGTTTATTGTGGATATAGGTCAAAGAAAAACCGAG tGATTCATGAGGATGTTTCAATCACCATACAAAAATCAAACTTGAATTTCAAGTATGAAATACTCGAAAGGGCAACCGAGTATTTTAACATGTCAAGAAAATTAGGCCAAGGTGGCGCGGGTTCTGTGTTTAAAGGGATTCTCCCAGATGGGAAAATTGTTGCTGTCAAAAGACTATTCTTCAATACAAGGCAATGGGTTGATGAGTTCTTCAATGAAGTGAATTTGATTAGTGGGATTGAACACAAGAACCTTGTTAAGCTTTTGGGATGCAGTATTGAAGGACCAGAAAGCCTTTTAGTTTATGAATTCGTACCTAATAAAAGCCTCGATCAGATACTATATG ATaagaaaaatacatatatacTAAGTTGGCAACAAAGATTTGATATCATAGCTGGAATAGCTGAAGGGCTTGCATATCTCCATGGTGGCTGTGGCTTGAAAATTATCCATAGAGACATCAAATCTAGTAATATTTTGCTTGGTGATGATTTTATTCCAAAGATAGCAGATTTTGGACTTGCTCGATCCGTTTCTGCTGATAGAACTCATCTAAGCACAGGAATTGCAGGAACATT GGGATACATGGCACCTGAATATCTTGTTAGAGGGCAACTCACAGAAAAGGCTGATGTTTATGCTTTTGGAGTATTGGTTCTTGAAATTGCATCTGGTAGGAAGAATAGTGCTTTCACATTGGGATCAAGTTCAATTTTGCATTCT GTTTGGAAGTGttacaaagaaaagaaaatattcgAATCCGTGGATCCGGGGCTAAAAAGTAATTTCCCCATTGAAGAAGCTTCAAATGTGCTTCAAATTGGGCTACTGTGCACACAAGCTTCGGTTGCACTAAGACCATCTATGTCTGATGTTGTCAAAATGTTGACTGATGAAGAGTATGGAATTCCCTCACCAAAACAGCCTCCATTTTTAAATGCTAGCTTGTTGAATGCAGATGAGACAAGAGTGGTCTCCGATAGTCCAGATCTAGAGGAAATTTCATCTTCTTTTTCTGCAAATTCAAGCAATCTTTATGAATCAATTGTTGAAACCACTGAGGCCTCCAAACCttcttaa
- the LOC133830291 gene encoding cysteine-rich receptor-like protein kinase 1 isoform X1 encodes MEFSISIYLYWIWVFLILNSLSNSCIYAKGRTNDAGRLCGSSEYTPLTNFIPNFIVAMDNVQIELSIKNWGASNISAPNPPVFAFAQCFGDLSAPDCRSCFAVARTKLPNCLPSVSARLYLDGCYLRYDNHSFIHETIDEKHDKISCGPPTDFSSDELMRSEFVRKVKEVLSILTAKAVNKGGYAVDEDRGGVEGVFGLAQCWKTLSKDECRNCLLNASAALLDCAPAAEGRAMFAGCYLRYSTDRFFHVEPQQEEENEAPKILAIVSPLRDLLASNRVWIVIAGIFSAIVLGLLALFGVYVGVYCGYRSKKNRVIHEDVSITIQKSNLNFKYEILERATEYFNMSRKLGQGGAGSVFKGILPDGKIVAVKRLFFNTRQWVDEFFNEVNLISGIEHKNLVKLLGCSIEGPESLLVYEFVPNKSLDQILYDKKNTYILSWQQRFDIIAGIAEGLAYLHGGCGLKIIHRDIKSSNILLGDDFIPKIADFGLARSVSADRTHLSTGIAGTLGYMAPEYLVRGQLTEKADVYAFGVLVLEIASGRKNSAFTLGSSSILHSVWKCYKEKKIFESVDPGLKSNFPIEEASNVLQIGLLCTQASVALRPSMSDVVKMLTDEEYGIPSPKQPPFLNASLLNADETRVVSDSPDLEEISSSFSANSSNLYESIVETTEASKPS; translated from the exons ATGGAATTTTCAATCTCAATCTATCTATATTGGATTTGGGTTTTTCTCATACTGAACTCATTATCAAATTCATGTATCTACGCAAAGGGCCGAACGAACGACGCTGGGCGACTCTGCGGGTCGTCTGAGTATACTCCTCTCACAAATTTCATCCCAAACTTCATCGTAGCAATGGACAACGTCCAAATAGAATTAAGCATCAAGAATTGGGGTGCTTCCAACATATCGGCGCCGAATCCACCGGTATTCGCCTTCGCGCAATGCTTCGGGGACCTCTCGGCGCCGGATTGCAGGTCGTGTTTCGCCGTAGCAAGGACGAAGCTCCCCAATTGCTTGCCCTCCGTATCGGCAAGACTGTATCTCGACGGCTGCTACCTTCGTTACGACAACCATAGCTTCATTCACGAGACGATAGACGAGAAGCATGATAAGATATCATGTGGGCCGCCGACGGATTTCTCGTCGGACGAGCTGATGAGGTCGGAGTTCGTGAGGAAGGTGAAGGAGGTTCTGAGCATTTTGACAGCTAAAGCGGTTAATAAAGGAGGTTATGCTGTGGACGAAGATAGAGGAGGAGTGGAGGGTGTTTTTGGTTTGGCTCAGTGTTGGAAAACTCTCAGCAAAGATGAGTGTCGGAACTGTTTGCTCAACGCTAGTGCTGCGCTCTTGGATTGTGCTCCCGCGGCCGAGGGTAGAGCCATGTTCGCCGGCTGTTATTTGAGGTACTCTACCGACAGGTTCTTTCATGTTGAACCACAACAAGAAGAAGAAAACGAAG CACCAAAAATTTTGGCCATAGTTTCCCCTCTGCGTGATTTGCTTGCGTCAAACCGAGTTTGGATCGTCATAGCTGGCATTTTCTCTGCAATTGTGCTGGGTCTTCTTGCCCTCTTCGGAGTTTATGTTGGTGTTTATTGTGGATATAGGTCAAAGAAAAACCGAG tGATTCATGAGGATGTTTCAATCACCATACAAAAATCAAACTTGAATTTCAAGTATGAAATACTCGAAAGGGCAACCGAGTATTTTAACATGTCAAGAAAATTAGGCCAAGGTGGCGCGGGTTCTGTGTTTAAAGGGATTCTCCCAGATGGGAAAATTGTTGCTGTCAAAAGACTATTCTTCAATACAAGGCAATGGGTTGATGAGTTCTTCAATGAAGTGAATTTGATTAGTGGGATTGAACACAAGAACCTTGTTAAGCTTTTGGGATGCAGTATTGAAGGACCAGAAAGCCTTTTAGTTTATGAATTCGTACCTAATAAAAGCCTCGATCAGATACTATATG ATaagaaaaatacatatatacTAAGTTGGCAACAAAGATTTGATATCATAGCTGGAATAGCTGAAGGGCTTGCATATCTCCATGGTGGCTGTGGCTTGAAAATTATCCATAGAGACATCAAATCTAGTAATATTTTGCTTGGTGATGATTTTATTCCAAAGATAGCAGATTTTGGACTTGCTCGATCCGTTTCTGCTGATAGAACTCATCTAAGCACAGGAATTGCAGGAACATT GGGATACATGGCACCTGAATATCTTGTTAGAGGGCAACTCACAGAAAAGGCTGATGTTTATGCTTTTGGAGTATTGGTTCTTGAAATTGCATCTGGTAGGAAGAATAGTGCTTTCACATTGGGATCAAGTTCAATTTTGCATTCT GTTTGGAAGTGttacaaagaaaagaaaatattcgAATCCGTGGATCCGGGGCTAAAAAGTAATTTCCCCATTGAAGAAGCTTCAAATGTGCTTCAAATTGGGCTACTGTGCACACAAGCTTCGGTTGCACTAAGACCATCTATGTCTGATGTTGTCAAAATGTTGACTGATGAAGAGTATGGAATTCCCTCACCAAAACAGCCTCCATTTTTAAATGCTAGCTTGTTGAATGCAGATGAGACAAGAGTGGTCTCCGATAGTCCAGATCTAGAGGAAATTTCATCTTCTTTTTCTGCAAATTCAAGCAATCTTTATGAATCAATTGTTGAAACCACTGAGGCCTCCAAACCttcttaa